Genomic window (Lycium barbarum isolate Lr01 chromosome 2, ASM1917538v2, whole genome shotgun sequence):
GAGACCTTtgacttttgaattttttatttttttattttttggtttgaGAATTTCCTATGAGTTATTTTTTGAGCATTTAAGTATTAAAAAGAGAATTTATTAAGCAATTTTGGCTCCAATTTAGAAAAGTTCTCTGGGCTTACGCTCCAAATGAACACCCAACACGTTGGGACTTACGCCTAAGCGAACGCCCCGAATGTTGGGACTTGTGCCTCGCCCCGGAAAGGCggaaacgccttttaaaacattgGCGTTCCCACCCTAATTGATGAAGAAAGATGCGAGGATGAATTTATTACTTGGGGAAACCTGCAAGAACATGCTGCAAAAGATAACACTGCCTTCTAATATAATTATAAATCCCAATTTTCGGTAACTACACATTTACAGCCATTTTGGTAATAATAATCCATGGTTTTCatcctctctctttttttttttttttttttttttttggattaagCATTCGATAGTTTTCCTCCTTGTCAGTGCATCTCCAGGAAATAATTAGCAATCTGACATCTAAAGATCAAGAGGTGGCATAGTCTGCACTTATTGAAGGAGGAGGACGTGCAATAAGTAACAATCTATTACATGCTAAATTAAGATAAATTCATCTGGCTCTACCATCTCTAAATGGAGATCACGGTTCTTAAAGGCGAGAAGCACAAAAAGGAACTACGGTTTGCTGGACAAAGCCAAGGAGATGCAGTGGCTGAATGGCTTTGATGTGGAGGAAGGACCACTGTCAACGTTTCTCATTTGCTTTATGCAGATGACACCCTGATTTTCTGTGAGGCAGACAGAAATCAGGCGCACACATCAATAGGAACTTAAAAGGGAGTTTTAGCACTGAAGAAGATAAGACGCACTAGAATATGATTCATTCATATTATGTCAGCATTACAGGATTTTCAATAGGAAGTAAACTTTAGTAACAACTACTACGCCTTAATCCCTAACAAGTTGGGGTTGGCTACATGAATTCTCACGAACCATATCGCTCCATTTGACCTCAtctcaaatccaataaaaataacAATTACTAGAAGTTCTCTATATTTTCTACTAAAAGACTCTGACAGGAATAAACGACTCCTAGAAAAATAGGAAGTAAACTAAGTAACTTACCACATTTTCCAACTAGTACCACAAACAATTTTGATGCATAAATTTAATGAATGATAATTATCCAGCATAGAAATTAGCCCTAACTGCCAGAGGATGAAGCAAATATAACTATCTCTTccgagagaaaaagaaaaagtcaaatattatctcaagGGAAAAGAATTCAAGAAACTGTGACAATACAATCAATGAGGATATATAAGGTGTGACCAAATAAAACACAAAGCAGAATCTGGCAAACCTTCTCCTGCTGGTAATTACTTTGCATATCGGAGTTGTTCCTATTGCACAACATCTCCGCTGGCATCACATTAGTTTTTAATACCTTTTGACAGGCAAACTCGCAGCCACTGTCATTACATGATGCCTCATGATACAGATAGCTGAGAGCTGATCTCAGACGAAGTTGTCTTTGAGAATAGTACATCTTAGTTGCAAGGGGATGTGGAATATCTGGAGGTCAACAGCACACAAGCAGTACCATGTAAACATTAGCTTTAGAAGTTAAGAAAAAGACAATGTAGAAAATTACTCAAAGAATAAATCACCATGAGCATAAAAAAGGTGACCTTGGAAATTCTTTTGACTACAAAAGTTTAGGACTTTGTCTTTCTAAAATGAAAAATCAGGGTAGCTATGAGCAACTGAAGGAAAGATGCGACTACTACCTTCAGCCTTTGAACAAATCATTTGGACTTGAGTTGGAATTTTAACTGCAACAGCACGACTACCAATATTGTCACTGCCAGCAGTTGACCTTTCTTGAGGCTCTTCACCTGAAACTTCACAATGGAAGCTATAGATCAGCCACTTTTAACAATGAGAAGCAAAGCCCAAAACAAACGCCCTCTATTTTCTCCTGAAAGAGGATTAAAAATTTCAGAGAAATGGTTTTAAATAGCCAGATTATTCTTCCCATGTGCTAGCTAACTATGTTGACACCCTTCAAGAGGTAATATCTAGTTTTTGCGCCCCTTCATCCAAAGGATAAGGCACACAAAGAAATGAACTCCAAATATACCACAGGAAGTACTCCTGTACCACTCAAAAAGTTCGAGGATGCAAATTTTGAATCAAACGTTTCCACACAATATGCACAAAGTAAAGCCTGACAAGATATGTTCTGGTACAATAAAGAACGGTGAGTGTTGAAAAGAAGTCGATTTTTTTTCCCTTTGCTAAAACCAAAAAAAGGAAGTACAAATATTTTCATAACTACACAGGAAGTAACTTTATGAAGAAATATAAATCTGGCCTTACAGGGAATAGCTTCTCTGGAATTTGCAGACCAACTCTTAGTAACACCATTTGCAGCACCAAAATCAGCTAATAGCtgccgatttcccgcaattatccTACAAGATGAAGAAAAATGCCATTAATTaatgaaatcaagaaaaaggATCTTCATTTTCCAAGACAGTTCAAAGAAATTAACCACTTAATTGGACCTTTATATGATTTTTACGGTGCATGTATGTCTATATTATATAAAAACTAATCAACTGGTAATTTAAACCGACCAAAACTACCCTATAAAACAAGCATATATCTCAATCTTCAAAGTGAAATAGTAATACTGCATTCTCTTCACGTATGAGCTATCATCAATAGGTTTGATGGGTTTACCCATCAACAGATAGCACATAATATACCCATCACTAGATAGCACATAATATACTCCAATGTAACAACTGTTTGATTCCAAATGTCTGTAATAACTAAAAATTACAAGGCAGTTGGAATTATGCATTCTGAAAGAGGGAGGAAAAATGCATGACATTTACATCAAGCGATAAGTGCATACATCTTAGAACGTTCTTCTTGGCGCAAGATTGCACCTTCTGAGCAATCTTGAGGTCCAGGATTAACCATGGAACTATTTCTCATGGTGGCCACATTTAAGGGTGATGAAATTCCTGCAGTTGTAAAAAAATAAACCAGGCAACCAGCATAAGAACCATATGAAGATGTAGCTTTTGCAAAATTACTAAATATCAAGCTCCTTTGACTGCACGGAAACGCAGTAAGGCAATATAGAGCGACAAGCGGGTAACTTCTTTATCATTTTCATTTGGTGAGGCACCCCTTAGAAGCTCCCAGAACTAAAGTTTCATAACCCtcatgttactcggactcttcactttcggtgccgcacccgtgtcgacacGACATGGGTGTGGTTGTCGGATCCGTACCCAATCTGGTCAACTGATTTTGAATACTTTGACCGAAATCGACGTAGAAATTCTGGACAGATTCAATGATTTCTTTAATCAAAACTAGAGCtaaggtgaaattgaagaaaatggaataccttgtatacaaaaatttctatgtcactctgtttccttttatctccttcggggattctcctcttgatcaatagtttttcctcaagttttccacataatattccataatttaggttttataactctatttttagatatttgaattttcttagccgaatccccgcacccgtatccataaCTGGATCCGTAttcccgaatcttaaaatttagatcatgaaggatccgacATCCAGATCCGCGCCCGTATCGGACACCTGCAcccgagtccgagtaacttaccTACATCGAAGCATTAAAAGGGGAACCTTTTGTCCAAGCattgaattaaaaaataaaaataaaaaaataataaaaaaaaaaaaaacaatccctCTGTTTCATggtgtttgactagacacggaatttaagaaagacTTTTGGCACATACCAAAAGTACCCTTAAAACTTGTGAAAGGATGTCATGACATTTCTGTAGGATATAAGAGCATGTCACTGACGGTAAAATGAGAAGTTAAAAGTTAAAGAGTTTCCATTAGAAAGGTGTCATTTCTTTTTGGAAAAAATTGAAAAGGAAATAGTGTTATATAAAATAGAATAAGGGAGTATAAACTTGTCAATGAAACTTTGCATTTAATTCATTAAACAATGTCAGGAACGTAATAACAATACAAAGGAAATGTCTAGTTGAATGTAAAACAAATGGGTTGAACAGTTAAGCTAAATCCTATGAATTGTCAGTATTTTAAGGAACAAGACTACAAGAATCATGAGGAAAACAAGGAACATGAGCACAAAAGAGGATGATACTTTTATAATCAGGAAATGAAACAGTTGAATGATGCTCCTCCGAACAGCATGATGATGCACCAAAACCATTATCTAACAATTCAAGTTTTGCTCTCTTTCTGACTGTTATAGGTTTGTCTATAGGAAATTAAAGATGGCAAATCATAATTAAGCAATAAGAGAAGTTATACACCATAACACCAACTTAAAGTATGTCAACAGATCTCAGCTTATAGAGAACTGCAGCAATGACCTCATAAACTTTTCTTCAAGAGCATAAGACAACAAAAACAATGTTCATATAGGGAAAGGATACTAGAGTTTGCAGTTAGTGacttttttctctctttcctcGGACGTTTCTTGTGCACGGTACCATCATTGACCTCCAAAACAGTTTCTTCTGCAGAGTCTAATGACTTACAAAGCTCTGAAAAGATAAAATTGTACATGTTAAACAAGATGGACTAGAGAAGGCAAAATAAAGAGTAGTTTTAAGGCTGGTCATCACTTTCCAGACTAAACTCAGGTATGGTGATTATATCTTTTTGAACTTTGGAAAAGTTAATATGTATTGTGCAAAGACTCAACCTGTTCGGCAATTTTAAGGGTCTTTCAGCATACACCAACCACCCAAATAACAGGGTTGATTAGTCGATGAGGAAATAGGAACATACTGTTTATACGTCAAAAAATTTAAGGAGAAGCATTGGAGAGAAACTTCTGATTCATCAAGTTTCTGTCACAGGCCAACAATGAGGAAGAAAACACAATATGAACTAATGCTACAACTACTACTACATCTCAATCCCGAGTTAGTTAGGGTCGGCATATAAATTATCTTTTTTGAAACTGAGGTCGGCATATAAATTATCACTATCAATTTTGCTCTATTTGGACCCGTTTTTTACATTATTCAATAATTTGGGTTATGTCTCAAACACCAGAGGTTTCTACATTTTCTACTAACGAACTAGGGCAGGACAATATGACATTTGTTCTCAGAACATAGGCAATTAGCATGTCAAGATGGTCTTAGTCAAGCTTGAAAGCTCAAATAGAAAATCAACACATCAAAACgagatttaaaataaaatataactgAACATGTATAATGTTAAAACGAGAAAAAAATTGAGATGGTAAGGAGAGATGGACACAGGCCACCTTGTGCAACTAGTTAAAAAGGGATAGGACAATAAGTACCGCCTGTCTATTAACAGAGACTTAGTTATATATAAAAGCAGAAGAATAAATTGACTCTCAGTAGCACTTAGACAAATTATGGTCCCACATATCATCGTgatcacacccccccccccctccacccGCTTCTCTTTTTTCAGAATAGGTCTCTGCTAGAATGTTTTCAGATGATGAGACATTCTTTTTTGTCGTCGTAGACAGTTACTACAATTCATTTAGGAAACGGAAGTTCCCTTCAAGACAAAATAAGGTAGAAGTCTCCAAGGGGGTTTATAATGTTCTGGGTATTCCACTCATAGCCTTAAGGTTTTGACTTAGATGCTCAGATTCTTTCATATAGTATCGCAGCAGGAAAAAGTCCTAGATTTAACTCTCACCACCGCCCATTAACAAAAAAGGATTTCCACATGTTTAACCcaagaaataaataaagaaagaaaataatcaaACACGTACTGAGAGAGTGTTaagacataattaaataaataaaagtatcATCTCTGACAATTTGAAGCTTTTAGATGAGGTGGTTAGAGAACTCAATACAATTAGTCACACAAGCTTTTGGAGAAAACACTTGTCCTAAATTGGCAAAGGGTCTCCAAAGGCTTCAGGACTCACACTCTTAACCTGTTGAACCACTTTTTCTTCGGAAAAAAATCAATCCGCATGTAATCACTAGAACCTGGATACACATGCAGgagagtacaacaacaacaacaacatacccagtgtaacccaggagtgtacaacaacaacaacaacatacccagtgtaacccACAAGTGGggcctggggagggtagagtgtatgcagaccttacccctacctttgggaggtagagagactgtttccgaaagaccctcggctccaGAGAAAAGTATTAAGGAGAGTATTAAGAATAAACTTGAGTGAGGGTCTCCAAAAGGGTGTGTGATATTCTGGGGCTGCTCCACTCATAACTCTAAGGTTTTGGGTTCGATGCTCCGTTTCTTTCACATGATGTTAGTGTAAGCAAACGTGTTAGGTTCAAGTCGGACCACTATCAATTTGAAACAAGTACTTCAACAGGCTTAACCCCAAGAAAAAGTACCAGGCTCACATGTGTTAAAACATAATTAACTAGAAAAGTATCCTCTGTCTTAGCTTTAACTAGAAAAGTATCCTCTCTCTTACATTTTAAGctctggttcttcttcttcttttttgataAGGACATTTTAAGCTTTGCTTTTAGAAAAGATGGACAAAAAACTTCACATATCTCATATATGAAATGTCTCCAAAACTAGTTTCACGACTTGATATGTATCTGGaactatataaaaagtagtcagtTCGAGATTATAAAGCAATTGCAGACATACAAGAAAACCAGAACATGATTTATAAAAGAAATGAAGAATCCCCAAAAATATCCAGTACATAATTAGTGTTGCACTAAGAATGGCATTATGGAGTTACTCTAAAAGATACACATTTCTGCTGTCTTAAAGAAGAAATGCTTGAGGCAGATAATGATTTTGGGACTAGTTATCCAATAGTTTATCATGTGTTAAGTTATTTCCAAGTATGATAAGTCCATGGAAATGTAAACAGAAGGAAGAAGTGTCTATTTAAGTGCCAAAATAAAACTATGCATAGCAACTGATATATAACTACGACACTAGAACACGAGAtgttttaagttattaaaaaggggaaaaACCTGCATGGGCGACGTATTGGCTGGCCTTTATTGGCTTCTTACAAGCATTGCAACATACCTTAAGAACAAATATTCAAGAATCAATTTTTccgcaaaactatgaatgcagtGCATTGTGAATTATCATCACGCAAGTAATCATGTAAGTCCTTTTGAGTTTATCATTACCTGATTATACGTTAAATATTGTTTTTATCAGTGTTAAATCTTCTAAAGGAGAAAGTTCCTAATAGATGACCAACCATATGTCCTTCACCAGGTGAGAGTAAATTGTTTGCTGCTAAACTTGAGGAATATGCTAGGAAGGAGaccaaaattaaagaaaatactgCCACAATGAGACAAAGTAACAAACGGAAGGGTTTTGAGAGAGTTAATTGGCACTCCCTCCGTTGACCATTCCAATAAGACTGGCTTACTTTCACTATGCCGCAAAAAAGAAACTTGTCCTATTTGTTGAAATGAAAACTTGTTCCTCCAATAAGTCAAAGTTATATTATTATAAACTATTTCAACTCTATATTAATTTCAAATTTGACACACATCATTTTAACTAACTACTTCATTTTTTATCCTTACCAACTAGTATTTTAAATAATTAAACATCAAAACCAACGAAATACTATTTTTGGGATGGCCAACACGATATACTACTTAAATGTCTAATTCCTAAAGTTTACGCTAGTCAAAGTCGGCCTATCATTATGCATATGGGAGAGGCGTACTAAAAAGGGATAACATAATGTTGAAAATTAGATTGGTAATCAAAATGGCATAAAATTGAAATATTAGCATTTGGAGAATCAAACATATTCTCATCCAGTTACAATGTCTAGATACAACTTTTTACTAGCATGGTCATCAAGGATCCCTTTGCACAACATGTGATGCTCTAAAAAACAAAGATGCTTTCAGCAAACAAAACAATGTGGACCCCGCCTGTCATGGTGGAACGAAAGAGTATCATAAACTGTTGCCACATTCTGGTCCAAACCCCAAACCCACTTTTTCATGATGTTTGCTTTTTCTGGGAAAAATGACCTTTttcaacctatatatatatatataatacgcGTGTGTATGCGCGTGCAGGTATTTATATTGTAAACACCTTTCAATAgcgaaagaaaaggaaaaaattagTTGGTTCTAATGAATTAATCTCATCTATAGGAAAGCCTAAAACATGTTTTATCACTTTAATATCTTTTCCCAAAAGAGAAACCAACACTAACATCCTACACTCTAATTGTtctccaacaacaacaaaaaaaaaattggtttctAAAACCAAAACAAAAACCAAAAGTCTCAAATTTCAACTCCAACTAAGTCTAGCAATAAAAGTCCCCACGCCTTTGCTAATAGGGCTATTGGTTAAGGAGCAATAATTTAACTTTTCTAAtccatgtgaagaggagagacacggatgccccagtgcggaggtgtgagaggttggccatggatggtttcagacgaggtaggggtaggccaaagaagtattggggagaggtaattagacacgacatggcgcagttacagcttaccgaggacatgaccttagataggagggtttggaggacccatattagggtagaaggctagtagatagtctcattaccctgccttattaatagtcgcattatcgtagtataatttcttgtgctctaatttatgctattatgctattatctgttatttcctgtgctttgattattctatgttatctgtgtcgcttgcgttacttcatttccatatcgctttgaatctcttagccgtatctgacctctttttatgtttttattgagtcgagggtctctcggaaacagccatcctaccttggtaggagtaaggtctgcgtacactctaccctccccagaccccacgttgtgggatttcactgggttgttgttgttgttgttgttgttgtaatccatTATGATGATTGAAGGCGCTAAAATGGAATAAGGTAGACATAAAATCATATTGTTGGGAATATTTAGAAAAGACATCATCCCCTttcaaggagaaaaacaaaagcaaAATTGTTAGAAAAGACTTCCTAAGAAGGCAGACTAATTAAAGTCAGAACACAAGATGGAAGCAAAGGATCTATATAAACGATACCACAAGTGGAAAAATAGCTTAGTCATTGTTATACTTATACAAAGTCTATTACTTCCCAAAGTCTTTTTAATCTGGTTAGAGACTTCAATATTAGTGTAGGGATAAATATGAAATTTCGAGAACCCTAATTTGTCGTAAGACAAAGCTTTTTAGTATTGTGGACTTGAATAAGAACCGGCTGCTGAGGATTCATATAGTCAACACGAACTATTTTGGAATTGAGGCCTAATTTATTGAATGATAAAAAGAATTTTGTCTCCCTAATGGAGTTACAGCTATAACTTCATATTAACATATATAGCTCCACCTCCTCTAAATTTAAAGGTCTAATTTTTTATAATGGCAGCAGCCAAAAAATATCTTCAATTTATTCGCACTTCATAGTTATGAAATACCATCTCCCATTTCTAAACTCAAAAATTTATAATACCTAATATCTTGAGTGTGAACTCAATCAAGACATCAAAGTCTAAAGGAACTCACTAGTTCGACTAATTCTCAACAAAGCATGCacagttgtgtgtgtgtgtgtgtgtttttttttttttggttctacCTTTTACAAGTAAAACCACGAAGTATAAGGTCAACCTTAATTTGTCTGATCTTTTATTCCATATAAGATGAATAATTATCATAGTAGATGCTGAAGGATGTGTTTTATGCAGCAGTTTCTTCCCAGACACATTCAGACGAAAGTCATAGCTGAGTTCTAAGTTGCAGTACAACTACTTGTAACCCAATTCTGCCTTAATTCTTCTTTTTGATAAGTAATTTTTGCCTTAAAACTTATGATAGTCCATGCACAGCCCTGCATATAAAGCTTATGTAGCTGTATACGAGGTTAATGAAAACATGTATGGCACTGCATTTATATCGTTATCATTCtatttttcatgttttctgaATATTGACATAGACAGAAGAAAGCCAATACTCTTTTACAAACACAAATGTGAAGcaattattgtaagaaaacttgTCTAGCAATAAAACTTTTGCGAAGGTATCAACAAGTAGAACGATCTTAATCAAAGATTTAACAGGTGCACTTTTTGGACCTTACCAAATGCAAAGGATCTGTAAGTGGCCTCAAACCAAACACGTGCATATCTGCAAGAAGAGCATGTCAAGGTAATTGAACAATAAGAGCAAATATAGATGCATTAAATGGTAAACTGATTGATACACCTGAAACCTCGATGCTTTCTACACTGAGAGGTGCAAAATTTAGAGAACATAAATACCTTCTTCATCAATCAAATTTGCTTCATCTGCCTCTCTCAATTCTCTTTGAATGTACTGAGCAGCTAATTTATGGCGGCCTGCTTCCTCTGTGAAGGAAAGAATACAGTGAGAAACAAAGGTAAAATATGTCAATgaacaaaagtaaaaaaaatagtgGGAAAAGAAAATAGAAGGATATAAGACAATGAGGAGTACACCAGACCAGGTCAAGATTTATTGCTAACATGATAGGGCACAATTAAATGGACATAAacacataaactgtctgaattgAGTTCTATTATTCACCTGAAGCTGTTTGTTGGATATTTCCAGCTACAAGAAGCCTTGTCAAGGCTTCCATTCTCCCACTTCCAAGAGGACATACCATCAAGTTCTTGAAAATCTACAATTCGAAAAGATAAATTTCCAGTAAATTTGAAGAATGTTATACTAGAAAACTaaagtgcttaaaagctattttggcttaaaagcacctaaaataagccaatccaaacaggctctatgtcTGATTAAGTTATGTACTAAGTGAACAACCTATAATTCTTGACGTAATGGAAGGACAAAAAAATACTACATGCAGAATAAAGAGCACAGTAAGACTTCAAATAGGGGTCTTACACCTCATTGCTGCTGTAAGCACTCTTAGGCCCCTTAGACTTCCAAGTCTCCTACTTTTCTTATTTGAATAAGTAAATAATTAAAGTGAATAACAAGTCTTTTTCATCATCATTAGTTGCATTgtacacacatatataagtaAAGAAAATTATGGCATCAAAAGATCTGAACTTGAGGACACTTAATAGTTGAAAGATCTTAAACTCATATTGCATTCATGGGTATCAGGCTAAAGCTCTTGTCTTGACTTAACATGAACAAAAGATTGGACCTTCATTAGCATAGATAACTAAGCAGCCTAACATCTTCCACTCTATAAATAACGCAAGCCTTCAAAGTTCTCATCATGAAAATGTAAAACACAAAGGAAATGGTTAACAAAGAGAAGGCATCAAGTGTGGAAGGTCATAATAACAAGCAAACTTCTGATTAAGAACTTTATCGAAATTTTCCTTAGAATGTAAAGGTAATATCATCAATCTGTAGACATGTTAGGGTATTGGACCATTTATAAAGGAGATGTAAATTCTTTGTCAAATTCATTAAGAACACGTCATAGGATATCTGTTTATGAGTTAAAAAAACTTAGATGAGAGTAACGACCGTAAAAATTAGAGTATATGTGGTAAAATTGAGGAAGTTTTCCCAGATCCAATCATCAATCACTTCGTCAGTCCCAAATTAGTTGGAGTTGGTTATACAAACTATATACATTCCCCTCTGTCGAGTATTCGAAGGATTCATCATTGTTATTCCATGTTAGGTTGGTTGTCAACTATGGGAACCTATCCCAAGTAATACTCTGCAAAAGTTAATTTCAGGCAAAACTAGAACTTAAATTATCAAAATTTATCCAATAAAACGCCACAAGTATCCATGATGAAATGTTTCACTTATCCAACAACAAAAAAGTGGAAAAGGTCCCTTTTTCATAAAGGAACTCAAAATGCATGTCCTGATATGTAGCACTATGTTAATgcaaaagcaaataaaaatcaATGAGTACTCAGAAGACTGGTATGTCAATTACATTGATCATGAATTGCGCGTTGAATTATATGGCACAATGCCACTACAAAAATCACACATAAATTGGCAAGTGAAAACATTTGGACAAACAGTGGAAGAGTTCAGTTTTTACCTAACATCTTCAACCACAAATTTCCTAAATAGATAAATCTCAAAATAtcaaattatatacatatttacccaagtgtgtatatatatagcgaTATAAATATATGGGAAAATTACGGTCTATGTCTATTTTTGAGAATATTTACACCACGTAGCCCATACTTTTGAGTACAAACACCCGATTGAACTCATATTCGTGTATAAACACAACACCATTATACAAGGTTGATAGTTTATGTATAATGGTTCCCGCCCGGTACAATGCTGTATAATTGGCTACGTGGCGTAAATATTATAATAAAAGCTGTATAATTATGAAATTGAGAAAACAATTGATGAGTTAGGCTTCAACAAAAAACGCGTATAACTGAAATTGAAATGTGTAAAAAGCAAAATTAAGTTGAGAAATGGATAGGGACATTACCGGTGATCAGTTAGAGAGATGATTATTAGAGAAATGTAGATGAAATTTAAGTTGGAAAAATGGGAATGATTGAAACCCTAGAATTCCGTTGAAGAAGTGGGCATTGTTGAAAGAAGCAGAACAAGGAAGCAGAAAAGAGGTGGCAAAACAAGGAAGCCAAAGCACCGGCTTTTTAAGGCAAGGATGGTGGGTAATTAATTGTGGATTAATTTG
Coding sequences:
- the LOC132626856 gene encoding uncharacterized protein LOC132626856 isoform X1, translating into MVCPLGSGRMEALTRLLVAGNIQQTASEEAGRHKLAAQYIQRELREADEANLIDEEDMHVFGLRPLTDPLHLVCCNACKKPIKASQYVAHAELCKSLDSAEETVLEVNDGTVHKKRPRKERKKSLTANSNKPITVRKRAKLELLDNGFGASSCCSEEHHSTVSFPDYKRISSPLNVATMRNSSMVNPGPQDCSEGAILRQEERSKMIIAGNRQLLADFGAANGVTKSWSANSREAIPFSGEEPQERSTAGSDNIGSRAVAVKIPTQVQMICSKAEDIPHPLATKMYYSQRQLRLRSALSYLYHEASCNDSGCEFACQKVLKTNVMPAEMLCNRNNSDMQSNYQQEKAHDPSFPLVEKPNLLQMVESGGCPPPMNIASQFTVNNVLTHTSIANSGSNYNSNCYSFAGHSGKQLQPMQQTEGNSAAVQNY
- the LOC132626856 gene encoding uncharacterized protein LOC132626856 isoform X3, whose product is MVCPLGSGRMEALTRLLVAGNIQQTASEEAGRHKLAAQYIQRELREADEANLIDEEDMHVFGLRPLTDPLHLVCCNACKKPIKASQYVAHAELCKSLDSAEETVLEVNDGTVHKKRPRKERKKSLTANSNKPITVRKRAKLELLDNGFGASSCCSEEHHSTVSFPDYKRISSPLNVATMRNSSMVNPGPQDCSEGAILRQEERSKMIIAGNRQLLADFGAANGVTKSWSANSREAIPFSGEEPQERSTAGSDNIGSRAVAVKIPTQVQMICSKAEDIPHPLATKMYYSQRQLRLRSALSYLYHEASCNDSGCEFACQKAHDPSFPLVEKPNLLQMVESGGCPPPMNIASQFTVNNVLTHTSIANSGSNYNSNCYSFAGHSGKQLQPMQQTEGNSAAVQNY
- the LOC132626856 gene encoding uncharacterized protein LOC132626856 isoform X2; this encodes MVCPLGSGRMEALTRLLVAGNIQQTASEEAGRHKLAAQYIQRELREADEANLIDEEDMHVFGLRPLTDPLHLVCCNACKKPIKASQYVAHAELCKSLDSAEETVLEVNDGTVHKKRPRKERKKSLTANSNKPITVRKRAKLELLDNGFGASSCCSEEHHSTVSFPDYKRISSPLNVATMRNSSMVNPGPQDCSEGAILRQEERSKMIIAGNRQLLADFGAANGVTKSWSANSREAIPCEEPQERSTAGSDNIGSRAVAVKIPTQVQMICSKAEDIPHPLATKMYYSQRQLRLRSALSYLYHEASCNDSGCEFACQKVLKTNVMPAEMLCNRNNSDMQSNYQQEKAHDPSFPLVEKPNLLQMVESGGCPPPMNIASQFTVNNVLTHTSIANSGSNYNSNCYSFAGHSGKQLQPMQQTEGNSAAVQNY